A genomic stretch from Schistosoma haematobium chromosome 2, whole genome shotgun sequence includes:
- the CAP1_3 gene encoding F-actin-capping protein subunit alpha, variant 2 (EggNog:ENOG410V6PZ~COG:T,Z), with protein MERLDSLLCRLEKVTILLEAAVVNNMYRTSPIKISSESGNPSSVKEFHEIVTGPLSEYVRNSFEIGDIVGNHASMVKQCFLMQEGIIKLAAECSKPSDSELKLIITPLGDLIEEVIKFKDNNRSSNFFNHLSAVAESVTALGWLSDAVAPSTYVKTMQEAGEFFTNRVLMEYKNNDTIHRAWKKSLMSVWTALQVYVNKHHTTGLVWNARGKPAVASKLSKSSPTREVNSNCSAQSPPVLTASHLAAMSLQANDNATQSNLFADLNRGTAVTSNLRKVTDDMKTHKNPQLREGPVIHTSRTQVNSSSNNPTVRPPSEKEPSGAGCLELRGNRWTVENFQSAGNLQIVSTETKQTVCIHKCNECTVQIKGKINSIMMDNCKKTGVVFDHLISSIDVVNCQSVKIQCLGQLSTVNIDKTDGCQVFLSEDSKYADVITAKSSEINILIPKGTDDFADEQNS; from the exons ATGGAAAGACTTGATTCTCTACTTTGTCGATTAGAAAAAGTAACTATTCTTCTTGAAGCAGCTGTCGTTAACAATATGTATCGGACATCACCAATTAAAATATCTTCGG AAAGTGGAAATCCTTCATCAGTCAAGGAATTTCATGAAATAGTCACTGGCCCTTTATCGGAATACGTACGTAATAGTTTCGAAATCGGAGATATTGTTGGAAATCAC gcCTCCATGGTTAAACAATGTTTTTTGATGCAAGAAGGAATAATCAAATTGGCAGCTGAATGCTCAAAACCTTCTGACTCTGAACTTAAGCTTATTATAACACCATTAGGAGACCTAATAGAAGAAGTTATC AAATTTAAGGATAATAATCGAAGCAGTAACTTTTTTAACCATCTTTCAGCTGTGGCTGAGTCTGTTACAGCTCTAGGCTGGCTGAGTGAT GCTGTTGCACCATCGACGTACGTTAAAACCATGCAAGAAGCCGGTGAATTCTTTACGAATCGTGTTCTTATGGAATACAAAAACAA CGACACAATTCATCGTGCTTGGAAAAAATCTTTAATGTCTGTTTGGACTGCATTACAAGTTTATGTTAACAAGCATCATACCACTGGTTTGGTTTGGAATGCTCGTGGTAAACCAGCTGTAGCATCGAAGCTGTCTAAGTCTTCGCCTACTCGTGAAGTTAATTCCAATTGTTCTGCACAATCACCCCCTGTACTTACAGCTTCTCATTTAGCTGCAATGtcattg CAAGCAAACGATAACGCAACACAGTCTAATTTATTCGCTGATCTGAATCGTGGAACAGCGGTGACATCTAATCTGCGCAAAGTGACTGACGATATGAAAACACATAAAAATCCCCAACTTCGTGAAGGACCTGTTATCCATACATCACGAACTCAAGTGAATTCATCATCGAATAATCCCACTGTCCGACCACCATCTGAGAAAGAGCCGTCGGGGGCTGGATGTTTGGAACTAAGGGGTAACAGATGGACTGTA GAAAATTTCCAGTCTGCCGGAAATTTACAAATTGTTAGTACCGAAACAAAACAAACAGTTTGTATTCATAAATGTAATGAATGCACAGTTCAAATTAAGGGGAAAATTAATTCAATCATGATGG ATAATTGTAAGAAAACCGGTGTAGTCTTTGATCATCTGATCTCATCTATTGATGTGGTGAATTGTCAGAGTGTTAAAATTCAG tGTCTTGGACAACTATCAACTGTGAATATTGACAAGACAGATGGATGTCAAGTGTTCTTAAGtgaagactcaaagtatgctGATGTGATCACAGCAAAATCTTCAGAGATCAATATCCTCATACCTAAAGGAACTGATGATTTT GCAGATGAACagaattcataa
- the CAP1_3 gene encoding F-actin-capping protein subunit alpha (EggNog:ENOG410V6PZ~COG:T,Z) gives MERLDSLLCRLEKVTILLEAAVVNNMYRTSPIKISSESGNPSSVKEFHEIVTGPLSEYVRNSFEIGDIVGNHASMVKQCFLMQEGIIKLAAECSKPSDSELKLIITPLGDLIEEVIKFKDNNRSSNFFNHLSAVAESVTALGWLSDAVAPSTYVKTMQEAGEFFTNRVLMEYKNNDTIHRAWKKSLMSVWTALQVYVNKHHTTGLVWNARGKPAVASKLSKSSPTREVNSNCSAQSPPVLTASHLAAMSLQANDNATQSNLFADLNRGTAVTSNLRKVTDDMKTHKNPQLREGPVIHTSRTQVNSSSNNPTVRPPSEKEPSGAGCLELRGNRWTVENFQSAGNLQIVSTETKQTVCIHKCNECTVQIKGKINSIMMDNCKKTGVVFDHLISSIDVVNCQSVKIQCLGQLSTVNIDKTDGCQVFLSEDSKYADVITAKSSEINILIPKGTDDFEEFAVPEQFKTNFTGKGLKTVCSDSR, from the exons ATGGAAAGACTTGATTCTCTACTTTGTCGATTAGAAAAAGTAACTATTCTTCTTGAAGCAGCTGTCGTTAACAATATGTATCGGACATCACCAATTAAAATATCTTCGG AAAGTGGAAATCCTTCATCAGTCAAGGAATTTCATGAAATAGTCACTGGCCCTTTATCGGAATACGTACGTAATAGTTTCGAAATCGGAGATATTGTTGGAAATCAC gcCTCCATGGTTAAACAATGTTTTTTGATGCAAGAAGGAATAATCAAATTGGCAGCTGAATGCTCAAAACCTTCTGACTCTGAACTTAAGCTTATTATAACACCATTAGGAGACCTAATAGAAGAAGTTATC AAATTTAAGGATAATAATCGAAGCAGTAACTTTTTTAACCATCTTTCAGCTGTGGCTGAGTCTGTTACAGCTCTAGGCTGGCTGAGTGAT GCTGTTGCACCATCGACGTACGTTAAAACCATGCAAGAAGCCGGTGAATTCTTTACGAATCGTGTTCTTATGGAATACAAAAACAA CGACACAATTCATCGTGCTTGGAAAAAATCTTTAATGTCTGTTTGGACTGCATTACAAGTTTATGTTAACAAGCATCATACCACTGGTTTGGTTTGGAATGCTCGTGGTAAACCAGCTGTAGCATCGAAGCTGTCTAAGTCTTCGCCTACTCGTGAAGTTAATTCCAATTGTTCTGCACAATCACCCCCTGTACTTACAGCTTCTCATTTAGCTGCAATGtcattg CAAGCAAACGATAACGCAACACAGTCTAATTTATTCGCTGATCTGAATCGTGGAACAGCGGTGACATCTAATCTGCGCAAAGTGACTGACGATATGAAAACACATAAAAATCCCCAACTTCGTGAAGGACCTGTTATCCATACATCACGAACTCAAGTGAATTCATCATCGAATAATCCCACTGTCCGACCACCATCTGAGAAAGAGCCGTCGGGGGCTGGATGTTTGGAACTAAGGGGTAACAGATGGACTGTA GAAAATTTCCAGTCTGCCGGAAATTTACAAATTGTTAGTACCGAAACAAAACAAACAGTTTGTATTCATAAATGTAATGAATGCACAGTTCAAATTAAGGGGAAAATTAATTCAATCATGATGG ATAATTGTAAGAAAACCGGTGTAGTCTTTGATCATCTGATCTCATCTATTGATGTGGTGAATTGTCAGAGTGTTAAAATTCAG tGTCTTGGACAACTATCAACTGTGAATATTGACAAGACAGATGGATGTCAAGTGTTCTTAAGtgaagactcaaagtatgctGATGTGATCACAGCAAAATCTTCAGAGATCAATATCCTCATACCTAAAGGAACTGATGATTTT GAAGAGTTCGCAGTCCCAGAACAGTTTAAAACAAATTTTACTGGAAAAGGGTTGAAAACAGTGTGTAGTGATTCTAGATAA